A DNA window from Methanosarcina barkeri MS contains the following coding sequences:
- a CDS encoding PKD domain-containing protein, whose product MNKLYRVLVFLVFFGLGIPCASAANITSFIPQTVQMDMGSSQEVQIVMDEVPAGLAGFNITISVSDPEIAEITEVSFPDWNLIPENSTVPSSSVWIRGIDLGETVNSNDVNVSLGNITITGKQAGTAGLNIQPELITADGGSTINSVVNPGEINVLDIESDTEFPIINSVDLDDYTPNTGNSILVTVDTTDNVGVSEVKANDVSLVHQSGNIWSGSIVAVEGTHSVNVSSEDAAGNVAWNNDTSYTATTPELPDTEFPVINSVDLDDYTPNTGNSILVTVDTTDNVGVSEVKANDVSLVHQSGNIWSGSIVAVEGTHSVNVSSEDAAGNVAWNNDTSYTATTPELPDTEFPVINSVDLDDYTPNTGNSILVTVDTTDNVGVSEVKANDVSLVHQSGNIWSGSIVAVEGTHSVNVSSEDAAGNVAWNNDTSYTATTPDPTSSEGELQLWTFDAGKVSDIPDNIYTANPINSTSNVSLAYNSTLGSIDSSCWNNDSGETYITGAYPAVNENLTFTIGVDSSSEWSYGYIHTSVANLGIRHALDGSYWVKSYWTSDNGSQLNSSFQIPASSVVKNKVTVSIHSNDSTRTNVVTAGSGMSVTTPYTTEKTRKLPYTNVIQPLIYLDLWANNEGDWVNMHLYNITQSIPRDMITPYARNDIMAFGFDYPNVANNQNGTDLLISRNQTASVYVSEANLLNSDDIDYDNSLFANGFKGCIHFHPGLASESLEDAKNTIDTQTTLMENTLGLTPASWSSTENNDNITHAIYVYNKYGSLYRNGPMGMDFIPNVNTLSNETWDWWSVSSAHGAISPCFTHETDNYPAVQYSIDPDLFKTFVLNLNSNGIDLVDFSKWYYSSMAQTATTDVLQSDENNLKFQLNTSGGYSVNINVRTTISPSSLDCDGVSVPFDQTSDGIQFMSVGNGTYTLKNSMPVRPVANFSTNVSEGYAPLIVQFTDLSTNAESVSWDFENDGVTDTNKSNPVHEFTTAGTYTVNLTASNANGTNSKLGTITVTENPESVLPVANFSTNVSEGYAPLIVQFTDLSTNAESVSWDFENDGVTDTNKSNPVHEFTTAGTYTVNLTASNANGTNSKLGTITVTEKPESVLPVANFTASLTVQFTDISTNNPTQWEWNFGDGTSSTEQNPVHVYGSEGTYTVTLVATNDAGSSYVRSMVITVTRLIPVASFTADPTEGSAPLTVQFTDTSTNSPTQWNWDFGDGNTSTEQNPVHVFSDEGMYSVTLVAINGDGSSDPRSMDIKVNRIPTPPVVNFTAQQTGPLTVQFNDTSSNSPTQWNWDFGDGSTSTDANPAHTYAVAGTYTVNLTVSNADGSDTIGKAITVTGTSASPTARFTLAPQIGRSPLTVKFTDKSVNAASIKWDFGDGTTSTESNPSHTYTTGFYIVRLTATNGDKSSTTANIVIVGR is encoded by the coding sequence ATGAATAAGCTGTATAGAGTTTTAGTCTTTCTGGTCTTTTTTGGACTAGGGATACCATGTGCATCGGCAGCAAACATCACGTCGTTTATTCCTCAAACAGTTCAGATGGACATGGGTTCTTCTCAGGAAGTCCAGATTGTAATGGATGAAGTTCCTGCCGGACTGGCAGGTTTCAACATTACAATTTCGGTTTCAGATCCGGAAATTGCGGAAATAACTGAGGTTTCGTTTCCTGATTGGAACTTGATACCGGAGAACTCCACAGTTCCTTCAAGTTCTGTTTGGATAAGAGGTATTGACCTTGGAGAAACAGTTAACTCCAACGACGTCAATGTTTCGCTTGGAAACATTACTATAACCGGAAAACAGGCAGGTACTGCAGGTCTAAACATACAGCCAGAATTGATAACTGCTGATGGTGGCAGTACAATAAATTCAGTTGTAAATCCAGGTGAAATAAATGTATTAGATATAGAATCAGATACAGAATTTCCTATAATTAATTCTGTTGATCTCGATGACTATACACCTAACACTGGTAATTCTATCCTTGTGACTGTCGATACAACTGACAATGTTGGAGTCAGTGAGGTAAAGGCAAACGATGTTTCACTTGTTCATCAGAGTGGAAATATCTGGAGTGGAAGCATTGTAGCAGTTGAAGGTACTCATTCTGTAAATGTATCCTCTGAGGATGCAGCAGGTAATGTTGCCTGGAACAATGATACTTCCTACACAGCTACAACACCAGAACTACCAGATACAGAATTTCCTGTAATTAATTCTGTTGATCTCGATGACTATACACCTAACACTGGTAATTCTATCCTTGTGACTGTCGATACAACTGACAATGTTGGAGTCAGTGAGGTAAAAGCAAACGATGTTTCACTTGTTCATCAGAGTGGAAATATCTGGAGTGGAAGCATTGTAGCAGTTGAAGGTACTCATTCTGTAAATGTATCCTCTGAGGATGCAGCAGGTAATGTTGCCTGGAACAATGATACTTCCTACACAGCTACAACACCAGAACTACCAGATACAGAATTTCCTGTAATTAATTCTGTTGATCTCGATGACTATACACCTAACACTGGTAATTCTATCCTTGTGACTGTCGATACAACTGACAATGTTGGAGTCAGTGAGGTAAAGGCAAACGATGTTTCACTTGTTCATCAGAGTGGAAATATCTGGAGTGGAAGCATTGTAGCAGTTGAAGGTACTCATTCTGTAAATGTATCCTCTGAGGATGCAGCAGGTAATGTTGCCTGGAACAATGATACTTCCTACACAGCTACGACACCAGATCCAACAAGCAGTGAAGGTGAACTGCAACTCTGGACATTTGACGCAGGCAAAGTAAGCGATATTCCAGATAACATTTACACGGCTAATCCAATTAATTCCACCTCAAACGTGAGTCTTGCGTACAATTCTACATTAGGGTCCATTGACTCTAGCTGTTGGAATAATGATAGTGGTGAAACTTATATCACAGGTGCGTATCCTGCTGTTAACGAAAACCTGACATTTACAATAGGAGTTGACTCCAGTTCAGAATGGTCATACGGGTACATCCATACTTCAGTTGCCAATCTTGGTATCAGACATGCTTTAGATGGCAGTTATTGGGTGAAGTCTTACTGGACGAGTGATAATGGAAGTCAGTTAAACTCTAGTTTCCAGATTCCTGCAAGTTCAGTTGTCAAAAATAAAGTTACGGTTAGTATCCACAGTAACGACTCAACTCGTACGAATGTCGTCACTGCTGGGTCTGGAATGTCCGTCACTACTCCTTATACAACAGAGAAAACACGAAAACTACCCTATACAAATGTAATTCAGCCTTTAATTTATCTGGATCTCTGGGCAAATAATGAAGGCGATTGGGTTAATATGCATCTCTACAACATAACTCAATCGATTCCAAGAGACATGATTACGCCATATGCGCGAAATGATATAATGGCATTTGGTTTTGACTATCCGAATGTTGCAAATAACCAGAATGGTACAGATCTCTTAATTTCTCGCAATCAAACTGCAAGTGTCTATGTTTCGGAGGCTAATCTGCTAAACTCTGATGATATTGATTATGATAACAGTCTGTTTGCTAATGGGTTTAAGGGATGTATACACTTCCATCCTGGACTTGCATCTGAGTCTCTCGAAGATGCCAAAAACACGATAGACACCCAAACTACGCTTATGGAGAATACTTTAGGTTTAACACCTGCTTCATGGAGTTCTACTGAGAATAACGATAATATAACACATGCAATTTATGTGTACAACAAGTATGGGTCACTGTACAGAAATGGTCCAATGGGTATGGACTTTATCCCTAATGTTAATACCCTCTCGAACGAGACATGGGACTGGTGGTCAGTGAGTTCAGCACACGGTGCAATCTCTCCATGCTTCACACATGAGACAGATAATTACCCAGCGGTTCAGTACTCAATAGATCCAGATCTGTTCAAGACTTTTGTGCTTAATCTGAATTCAAACGGTATTGACCTGGTTGATTTCTCAAAATGGTATTATAGCTCAATGGCACAGACTGCTACCACTGATGTTTTGCAATCTGATGAGAATAACCTAAAGTTCCAGCTAAACACAAGTGGTGGGTATTCAGTCAATATAAATGTGCGGACTACGATTTCTCCTTCGAGCCTGGATTGTGATGGTGTGTCGGTACCATTTGATCAGACATCTGACGGCATTCAGTTCATGAGTGTTGGCAATGGGACATACACTTTGAAAAATTCTATGCCAGTACGCCCTGTAGCTAATTTCAGTACCAATGTCAGTGAAGGTTATGCTCCTTTAATTGTCCAGTTTACTGATTTGTCCACAAATGCAGAATCAGTATCCTGGGACTTTGAAAATGATGGAGTTACTGACACTAATAAAAGTAATCCAGTTCATGAGTTTACAACTGCAGGAACCTATACAGTTAATCTGACTGCAAGCAATGCAAACGGTACAAATTCAAAGCTAGGTACAATTACTGTTACTGAGAACCCTGAATCAGTTCTTCCTGTGGCAAACTTCAGTACCAATGTCAGTGAAGGTTATGCTCCTTTAATTGTCCAGTTTACTGATTTGTCCACAAATGCAGAATCAGTATCCTGGGACTTTGAAAACGATGGAGTTACTGACACTAATAAAAGTAATCCAGTTCATGAGTTTACAACTGCAGGAACCTATACAGTTAATCTGACTGCAAGCAATGCAAACGGTACAAATTCAAAGCTAGGTACAATTACTGTTACTGAGAAACCTGAATCAGTTCTTCCTGTGGCAAACTTTACTGCAAGTCTTACTGTACAGTTCACTGACATATCTACCAACAATCCAACTCAATGGGAATGGAATTTTGGAGATGGAACTAGTTCAACTGAGCAGAATCCTGTACATGTATACGGTAGTGAGGGAACATATACGGTTACACTGGTTGCAACAAATGATGCTGGTTCCAGCTATGTAAGATCAATGGTTATTACCGTAACCCGCTTGATACCAGTTGCAAGCTTCACTGCAGATCCTACAGAAGGCTCTGCTCCATTGACTGTTCAATTCACTGATACATCCACCAACAGTCCAACTCAATGGAACTGGGACTTTGGAGATGGAAATACTTCAACCGAGCAGAACCCTGTGCATGTGTTCAGTGATGAGGGAATGTACAGTGTTACCCTGGTTGCAATAAATGGCGACGGTTCCAGCGATCCAAGATCAATGGATATTAAAGTAAATCGCATACCGACACCACCAGTTGTAAACTTCACCGCACAGCAGACAGGACCACTTACGGTTCAGTTTAACGATACATCCAGTAACAGTCCAACTCAATGGAACTGGGACTTTGGTGATGGTTCCACATCTACCGATGCAAACCCAGCACATACCTATGCTGTTGCAGGAACTTATACAGTTAACCTGACTGTAAGCAATGCAGATGGTTCTGATACCATAGGTAAGGCAATAACCGTTACTGGAACATCTGCTTCGCCAACAGCAAGATTTACATTGGCACCTCAGATTGGGCGTTCTCCTCTCACGGTTAAATTCACAGATAAATCTGTCAATGCAGCCTCAATAAAGTGGGACTTTGGCGATGGAACTACCTCTACCGAATCAAACCCAAGTCACACCTACACAACAGGATTCTACATTGTGAGATTAACTGCAACCAATGGCGACAAATCAAGTACTACAGCCAATATAGTAATAGTTGGAAGATGA